A window of the Loxodonta africana isolate mLoxAfr1 chromosome 3, mLoxAfr1.hap2, whole genome shotgun sequence genome harbors these coding sequences:
- the LRRC53 gene encoding LOW QUALITY PROTEIN: leucine-rich repeat-containing protein 53 (The sequence of the model RefSeq protein was modified relative to this genomic sequence to represent the inferred CDS: substituted 1 base at 1 genomic stop codon), giving the protein MLRLVAACPASCAVCAKEKKPIYIKKKYGLLKAILKPSESVLFFSTAAPVTTRVLIITDGYLSSVENTNLSLLFNLALLSXSRNGIRDVREDALHGLTKLWTLLLEHNHISSSSLSEHTFSKLHSLQVLVLSNNALNTLQVSWFRNTRALTRLQLDGNQITNLTDNSFGGTHLPSLRYLDLSNNFISYIGKDAFQSLPQLQEVDLSRNQLAHMPDVFTPLKQLIFLSLNKNQWSCTCDLHPLARVLRNYINSSAHTLRNAKDLNCQPSTTAMTTAKSVLRLSEINCDAKAPNHTMVLKDRSPILPGQDVTLLTVLGFAGAVGLTCLGLVVLNWKLQKGKANEHTSENLCCRTFDESLCAHEARNHRTKLYCNCHLTQENRIKVMSIVGARKEMPLLQENSHQATLAPESTALDRSFRNLKGKDHGADNSSFCLDGRLLRSGCTETSGDKVAFNEPTLLTRCCPERVKKLRNCEPGEVQPQTLSQHVTRTIDISSDTFSRRYATSASALAKESLEKHLTNESWQPPIEKEDNALQPHRQRHLITSSSSKPFEPEEHYGQKITQKHRLKYDDPCGLLKWSRPTYFQPYNSLICKYVPCDQFQDYVKEKKPRCRYYSKPEKWQIQTNSAIEKFLTREDNVELSGLSAKAKKTYSPKRVSFQDPELVGKGRLVMSPKTATHWKQQKNQSNQRTSLDLKKHSNLWERNARGKWFTTDEQLLKKKRINPSDLKGKIKGHNLRIKLNLHPFRKVRVHPEQPSPELQGKCKHALLSPKKLSKASEKKAKINLVSSADFPQQPEKDGYIRLISKRLPLKHAPKQIPSYQKNTKNVPLLSADNLSVVSQSSMEGKCHPTGHIPDINPSTLPLPTLIVTEHRHSYPQLSREQMEATHLALEVPGHSLATWENTRGDILPSYHSWGAIHQRSPEPPEHMEQDRSKTSESRKANQFSSSLKNQIQLPGVQETDAYNEQCTSDQNQALRHGEQKSSHTRLGNEERTPMTEAQTSHHIVESCIRDEVENDVGENLPRTETYDSSFIPQTQPKSNVKVMKINSVPYKNRIELSKDTSTSPFSHQAIWHLTNSSKKGTDSANALPSDDSTEALEIKIVGGEENKILHESKTNSGMLIRTTQVTSKGTTEEKQKTWENGKSEKHLLYDSSSVKATITAKDVSITSSHENENQPPGSEIDLQTNNNVYDLRKVKNIQPDTDNSVHKEGEGTARTAEKREVLSPSPELKDINFEAENEVLLIPTRRNGAEDSAPKPALYLPSAEYANTSPFQAEQSEQNNSNNIHSLR; this is encoded by the exons TCTGTGCTTTTCTTCTCCACAGCAGCCCCCGTGACCACAAGGGTTTTAATCATCACCGATGGATACCTCTCCTCTGTAGAGAACACAAACCTGTCCCTCCTGTTTAACCTTGCCCTGCTCTCCTAGAGCAGGAATGGCATCAGGGACGTGCGGGAGGATGCCCTGCATGGCCTCACAAAGTTGTGGACATTGTTGCTGGAACACAACCACATATCCAGCTCTTCGCTCTCTGAACACACCTTCAGCAAGCTCCACAGCCTGCAGGTGCTGGTACTTAGCAACAATGCTCTGAACACTTTGCAAGTGTCCTGGTTTCGAAACACTAGGGCCCTGACCCGGCTCCAGCTGGATGGGAATCAGATCACCAATCTGACAGACAATTCTTTTGGAGGCACACATCTCCCCAGTCTCAGGTACCTGGATTTATCTAACAATTTTATTTCCTACATTGGGAAAGatgccttccagtctctgcctcaaCTGCAAGAAGTGGATCTTTCCCGAAATCAGTTGGCCCACATGCCAGATGTTTTCACACCACTGAAGCAGCTAATATTTCTGAGCTTAAATAAGAACCAGTGGAGCTGCACTTGTGATCTCCACCCCCTTGCCAGGGTTTTAAGAAACTACATTAACTCTTCTGCTCACACGCTCAGGAATGCCAAGGACCTAAATTGCCAGCCATCCACCACAGCTATGACCACTGCAAAGAGCGTGCTAAGGCTGTCTGAGATAAACTGCGATGCCAAGGCTCCCAACCACACTATGGTTCTAAAGGACAGAAGTCCCATTCTCCCAGGGCAGGATGTGACCCTGCTGACTGTCCTTGGCTTTGCAG GAGCTGTTGGTCTCACTTGCCTAGGTTTAGTTGTATTAAACTGGAAACtccaaaaaggcaaagcaaatgaACACACATCAGAAAACCTTTGTTGCAGAACCTTTGATGAATCCCTGTGTGCTCATGAGGCAAGAAATCACCGCACTAAGCTATACTGTAACTGCCACCTAACTCAGGAAAACAGGATAAAGGTCATGTCCATTGTGGGGGCCAGAAAAGAAATGCCACTTTTACAGGAAAACAGCCATCAAGCAACATTGGCACCAGAGTCCACAGCCCTTGACAGATCATTTAGAAACCTGAAAGGGAAGGACCATGGGGCAGACAACAGTTCCTTCTGCCTCGATGGAAGATTGCTGCGGTCAGGATGTACAGAGACTTCTGGGGATAAGGTAGCTTTTAATGAACCAACCTTACTTACAAGATGTTGTCCAGAGAGAGTGAAAAAGCTGAGGAATTGTGAGCCTGGGGAAGTCCAACCTCAAACCCTGTCACAGCATGTAACAAGAACAATAG ATATCAGCAGTGACACATTTAGTAGAAGATATGCAACATCCGCTTCAGCCTTGGCAAAAGAAAGTCTTGAAAAGCATTTAACAAATGAATCATGGCAGCCTCCAATAGAAAAAGAAGACAATGCCTTACAACCTCACAGGCAGAGACATTTGATTACAAGCTCATCATCCAAGCCTTTTGAGCCTGAGGAACACTATGGACAAAAGATCACACAAAAACATAGATTAAAATATGATGATCCCTGTGGACTGTTAAAATGGAGCAGGCCTACGTATTTTCAGCCATACAATTCTCTTATCTGCAAATATGTGCCCTGTGATCAATTTCAAGATTATGTGAAAGAAAAGAAGCCACGCTGTAGATACTATTCAAAGCCTGAGAAATGGCAAATCCAAACTAACAGTGCAATAGAAAAATTCCTTACGAGAGAGGACAACGTAGAATTATCAGGGTTATCTGCAAAAGCCAAGAAAACATATTCCCCAAAGAGAGTTAGTTTCCAAGATCCTGAGTTAGTAGGAAAAGGTAGACTGGTGATGTCACCTAAAACAGCAACCCATTGGAAACAGCAGAAAAATCAAAGTAACCAACGGACCAGCTTGGATCTCAAAAAACATAGCAACCTTTGGGAGAGAAATGCAAGAGGAAAATGGTTTACTACTGATGAGCAGCTTCTGAAAAAGAAGAGAATCAATCCATCTGACCTCAAAGGGAAAATTAAAGGACACAATTTAAGGATAAAATTAAATTTACATCCTTTTAGAAAAGTCAGAGTCCATCCAGAACAGCCCTCTCCAGAGCTCCAAGGTAAATGCAAGCATGCATTGTTGTCTCCTAAGAAATTATCCAAAGCTTCTGAGAAAAAAGCCAAAATAAACCTTGTGTCCTCTGCAGATTTTCCCCAACAGCCAGAGAAGGACGGCTACATTAGACTCATTTCAAAGAGGCTGCCTCTCAAACATGCCCCAAagcagataccatcttaccaaaaaaacactaaaaatgtACCTCTGCTCAGTGCTGATAACTTGTCTGTGGTCAGCCAGAGCTCTATGGAAGGCAAGTGTCACCCTACTGGTCACATTCCTGATATAAACCCCTCAACACTGCCTCTGCCCACACTCATCGTAACTGAGCACAGGCATTCCTACCCCCAGCTCTCACGTGAGCAAATGGAAGCAACTCACCTGGCACTGGAAGTTCCTGGCCATTCACTAGCTACTTGGGAAAACACAAGAGGTGACATTTTACCATCCTACCATTCTTGGGGGGCTATTCACCAAAGGTCACCAGAGCCCCCTGAGCACATGGAGCAGGACAGATCAAAGACCAGTGAGAGCAGGAAGGCAAACCAGTTTTCTTCGTCCCTGAAAAATCAAATACAACTTCCAGGTGTCCAAGAGACTGATGCCTACAATGAGCAGTGCACTTCAGATCAAAATCAAGCTTTACGACATGGAGAGCAAAAATCTAGTCACACACGACTTGGCAATGAAGAAAGAACACCAATGACAGAAGCCCAGACATCACATCATATTGTGGAAAGTTGCATTAGGGATGAAGTGGAAAATGATGTAGGAGAAAACCTCCCTAGAACAGAAACTTATGATTCTTCTTTCATTCCCCAGACACAACCCAAGAGCAATGTAAAAGTTATGAAGATAAATTCTGTTCCATACAAAAATAGAATAGAGCTTTCCAAGGATACCAGTACTTCTCCTTTTAGTCATCAAGCCATTTGGCATCTAACCAATAGTAGCAAAAAAGGAACTGACAGCGCAAATGCGTTGCCCAGCGATGACAGCACTGAAGCGCTAGAGATAAAAATAGTAGGAGGAGAAGAGAACAAAATACTCCATGAAAGCAAGACAAATTCTGGGATGTTAATTCGGACCACGCAAGTGACCTCGAAAGGCACCACCGAAGAGAAGCAGAAAACTTGGGAAAATGGAAAAAGTGAAAAACATTTATTATACGATTCAAGCTCTGTCAAGGCGACTATTACAGCGAAGGATGTGAGTATCACAAGTTCTCACGAGAATGAAAATCAACCACCTGGCAGTGAAATAGATCTTCAAACTAATAACAACGTATATGATTtaagaaaagttaaaaatattcAACCAGATACAGATAACAGTGTACATAAAGAAGGTGAAGGGACAGCAAGGACAGCGGAGAAGCGTGAAGTACTTTCCCCCTCACCAGAGTTAAAAGACATTAATTTTGAGGCAGAAAATGAGGTACTTCTAATTCCTACCAGGAGAAATGGAGCTGAAGACTCCGCTCCAAAACCTGCACTGTATCTACCATCTGCTGAATATGCTAATACATCGCCTTTCCAGGCAGAACAAAGTGAACAAAATAACTCAAATAATATTCATTCTCTACGTTAG